CAGGCAGAGATCAGAGGGCTGACTCAGGTTGAGAGGAGGGGGAGCCAGTAAGACCTGGCCCAGACCTCAGCTATACAAGCTGATGGACTGAGTCAGGGGTCCAAGGCTCTCCCttctccagctgtgtgacctcaggccgGTGTCTTCCCCACTCTGGGCCATGGCTTTCCCATCCTGGAGTGGGGTTAAGAatccctgccctgcctgcctcatgGGCAGCTTAGAGGACATACACACCTGACAAGTGAGGAGGTCTAGTCCATTTAGCAACAACTATGTCTAGAAACTTCCCTTCACCAGGAGGGGAActaggcccagagaggggcaggaacTGTCCCAGGTTACACAACATGCTGAGGCAGAGGTGGTTGGCCATCTTTGCCTCCCGGGCCTCACCCAACTGGACCACTTCCTTGGACACTGAGTGGCACAACTCCAGCAGGTCTGGGTTCTGCAGCTTGGCCCTGATCTTCTGGCTCAGGGTCAGCGCCGGGCTCTGGAGAAGGGGCAGGGGTAGGACCTGGTTTTCAGCATGAGGCAGGGTCACCCAGAAGGCAGCTGACCCTCTAGGGTACAGACCCAACCCCCTCTGAGCCTGGCAGGACTCAGAGATGGTTCATTCACCACCCCCcgtcccccctgcccccccccaccACAGTATTGTaaagaaggggaaactgaggcccaaagccCAGAATGGACTTGCTTGAGCTAAGCTGGAGACACCTGACCCAGCCCGTACCCTTGTTGTTGGCCTGCACTGACAGGTGTGTGCACATCCCCCCCTGCACCCTCACCGGCCTGCGCTGCTGCAGCGCCTCCAGAACCGTGCGGGCCTTCTCAAAGGGGGGTATCCTCAGCCTGCCATGGGGTGGACAGAGGGAGCCATGCTAAGCAGTGGGGAATGTGGGCAcacccagcccaccccagccctcgTGCCCATGGCCTGCCTGCTGACCGGTACAGGATCTCTGCCCGCAGATAGTTGCCAATGCCATTGAAGAACCTCTGGTCCAACAGGGCCTCGCAGATGGGCCGGTCAAAGGCCTTGTCAGCTAGGTTTTATAATACATTCTCCCTGGAGGGACATAGCCATGGGGCACATGAGACCCATTCTGCCCACCCCCTGAAGGGACGGAGGCCTAGGAGGGGCTGGGACTCACCCCTCAATGGCCAACAGAGGCACTAACAGAGCCAGGCCCAGAGACCAGTATTGCATTCATCACACCTGGTGTTGGCCCTACCTGAACTGCTCGTACTCCAGCAAGACACATGGCCCGCGGCCTGGCTGCCACTCGCCCCCGAGGTCCCAGTGGCCGAAGCGGCGGATGTCCACAAAGCAGAGGGCAAGTCGGGGGCCAGGTGGAGCTGTGTAAAAGCGCAGATGGGCATGCGGTGGCAGCATATCCCTGGGTACCAGCTGGAAGGAGCCAGACATGCCAAAGCGGAAGACGAGGGCCAAGGGCTCCTGTGGGGGCTGGGCCCCAGGCAGGGGGCTCAGTGTCAGGCGCAGCTCCTTGCCACGGGCTGAGGCTGAGATGCGGTAGGCACTGCTCTCAAAGGGCACCTCAGGGTTGCGGCTGATGGGTGACTTCTCCACACACCCACCAAACACCAGCCCTCCACATGCCTCGTTCACAAAGCGGCTGGCCAGATGCAGCTCAGGGCCCTCAGGCATTCTGTGGGAGGGGTGGCCAGGCCCTGTTGGGGGTGGATGACAGCAGGTTGGGCCAGGTATGTACCTTGTGAGAGAAGaattaccatccccattttacagaggagaaccCTGAGGGTCAGAAGGAGCCATGGCCAGCTAGAGTTGGCAGGAAGGTCAGCTGGCGTGGCCACAGCCCCTGACCCCCAACTGAAAATGCTGGGAAAGCTCAGGGCACTGGGGAACTGTGACTCTGCCTTGATCATTAATACCTTCGAAGGGCTTCCAAGAATGTGTGCTGCTTTTAGAAGAAAGTCCAGATCCTTCCTGGGCCCACACTGTCATCTCATATCTTCCCAGGCTCCCCCTCATTCACTTGCTCCAAACACACTGCTCTTCTTCCCATCCCCATGACTTTGCCCCTGCTGTCCCCTCAGTCTGGGAACACTTgagagaggccctccctgaccaccctatcCAAGGTAGCatccctccccacacacaccttTTCTTTCCCTCGTGGTATTCCCAGGACCTGAAGTTATCTATCTGCCTTtacctccactcccaccccagagTGGACGCCCTGCTTGTTCACCACCAGACCGCTTAGAACCAGGCCTGCTTGTTGCCACCACGTGCGACAGTGAACCTGACCCTGCCTGGGAGCTGGGAGCAGGGAAAACTaatgctcagaggctcagccacAAGCCACTGGTCCAACCAGAGCCAGGACAAGGAGGAGGGAATGCAGGGGTCTCCAGGTACATCTGTGCTGGAGCCAGGTCCGCACGGCTCCGAGGCAGGAGAACAGAGGGGCCAAGAAGGGCTCCCTGAGCTCCAGGctatggggcgggggggggggaatggGGGAAATGGTAGGAAATGCCCAAGTCGGCGCCTCCCTCCGAGGTTAGCATACTTCGCCTCCTCACCTGGTGGAGGCGGGTAGTTTGtcactttcctcttcccccaggACGTTGTGAGATCGAAGGTGAAGGTGTGTGTCGGGCAGAGGGGGGCATTTAACTTGGGCCGACTCCTTTactcccctgccccacctcagCGCCGCCTGGGGCCTGGCACCCGCAAGGGGTTTGTTTTGCCGGAAAGGTGAAAGTCTAGATTTCTAATTTCTCAAAGGGCGGGCGCTTGGTGGCTCGCTTCCTGGCCCCCGCCCCTCAGCCCCGTCGCCCGTCCCGGGTTAATActggctcccttcctccccaaggccccctaATCCCATCCTCTCCTCAGCTCTGCTGCACACTGCTCCACTGCCCGTCCCCGCCGCAGGGTACCTGCGCCCGGCGCTGCTCTGGGCCAGCCGGCAGCCACTCAGGGATGGTGCCAGGGTGGGAGTGCGCTAAGAGCATGCTGGGAACTGTGGTTGCTCCTCCAGGGCCTACTGGGAAGTGTAGTTCTTCACTCAGGTGGTAGGGTCTGTTCGGGGTGGGCCCCCGAGCTAGGGGGTCTGGGGTATGGCAAAGGCTTTGGGGCAGTGACCTGTCTGGGAAGTGGTGGAGGAACCTGGCTTCCTGCTGCCCGGTGCTGGTGTGATGTGGAGTCAGGTCTGAGGTCCTGGGTTGCAGCTGTCTGCGTGGTTGGGAGAAGTCACTTGGCTAGTCCGGGACAGGGTAGGCACTGCCAGCAGGAAACACTGGCAACCTCTCAATGCAGAGGCACCTGCAGATGTGCGCAGGGAGCGCACTTGAGACCCGGTGGTGGTGCTAAGTATCCACGCACAGTCAGGCATAACATACAAACAGAATCATCACCACCACCTGCCGGTGGGAAGTGCAGCCAAGCAACAAAAAACAGGCTCGGAAGCAGAACCCACTTCAGGTGTTTCTGTGGGGGAGGGTCTCTCTGCAATGACATTTAGGCTAAGACTTCAGAAGGAGCCAGCTGGCAAAGAGTGGGGACAAGACAACATGCCAGCTGGAAgggacagccagtgcaaaggcctggaggtagGTCACCAATTGGCCCACTGAAAgaaggcctgtgtggctggagtgtACCTCGGGGTGTGCTGGGGCCTGAAGATGTTACCACACAAAGGTGGCatagaaagggcattttattacagcttgctagcaagagggacgatggctgactaatgtccaaaagaaccatctcaaGGGGGgaacagaatcttgaagcagttatataggccagtgggttacaAGAGAAGGGGTTAGAAATGTTGACCCAGGAGTTGCCACACTGGATCTTTCACTTTTCATTGATAATGGCTATCAGCGTAGACTCTCTGTtcgggggtcatcacattcctaaggaactcaaaagaatgaagttatcatcttatcgcCCCTGGGAGGTATATGCACAAGCAGAGGTCATAACATCTACAGAGCAGGTGGGTCTCCTGGCcggtgcatatccagctgggttagttagtcagagatccttcaaagttacaatatggtttcttttctacaatagggtttcccttatgtcaaccttgtattCAGCCAGTATCAAAGACACACAACCAAGGTCAGGTCTGGGCAGGCTCGGCAGGCCTCTGTAAGGTGTCTGCATGTCATTGTCAGTGTAGCAGGCCTGGTGCCTGACCCGTAGCCATAATTTGCCCCTTCGTACTACTTCTGCTTCCTCCCTGCTTTGtctatctattcatttattttggcaGGAGTATTTTTAGGTAAATTAGACAAATTATGATATTTCATCCCTAATCTGTTACCATGCATCTCTGAAAAGCAATTTCCTACAAAGCCATGATACCTTTATCATACCTAAtaaagttaataattttttaatgtcatcTAACACCTAGTCCACATTCAGAACACAGAAGAGGGAGCGCTACTTGGGAAATCAAGCTAAATTTCCCTCATTGTccccaaaatgtcttttatagctGGCTTGTTCAAGGTATAGTCCAATCAAGGATTATATGTctctcaaataatttttaatctagATGGAATTACCCCAACCCACTTCGCccccttttttttggttttcatacCGTTCTGAAGAGTCCGAGCCAGCTGCCCTTTGAGATGCCCGATCACATTCTGGATTGGCTGAATGTTTCCTCAGGTGGTGTTAACTTGTTCCTCTGTCTGTAGTTTCTCCTGGACACTGGGAATCAGATCTGAATACCTGGCTATGTATCTTCAAGGATACCTCCTACGTGCTGCTCTGCACTCCAAATTGCATCACATTAGGAGGCGCCTAGCATCTGGTTGTCCCACTTTAGTGAGGCTGAAATTGATCATGGATAGGGCTGTGGCAGCCAGACCTCTGTGTTGTAAAGGTATGTTTCACACCTTGTGACCACTAAGTAATCTATGGGGTGACTTTGTTTTGCTGGTCTCCTGTTGTTtgtttaaattaagaaataatttacatatagtgaAATTTAGCCTTTTTAGAGTgcgagttttgacaaatacatataCTCATGTAACCACTGCCACAAtcaagagagaaaacatttctgtcacccccccccccaaaatttgCCCACGTGCCTTTGTAGTCAACACTTCCACCCCACCCcttggcagccactgatctgctttctgtccctatagtttttgCCTTCTCCATAAtatcatataaatagaatctttAGTATGTAGACTTCTGaatctggtttctttctcttagcataatgcatttgtgatccatccacattgtcatGCTTATCTGttcaatactttttcttttggtgaggaagactgtccctgagctaacatctgtgacaatctttctctattttgtgtatggcacacctcacagcatagcttgatgagtggtgtgtaggtccatgcctagcatccaaaccggtgaaccccaggccactgaactcaagcatgcaaacttaaccactatgtcaccagggcAGCCCCTTTGTTCAATAcgttttattgctgagtagtattccactgtgtagaCGTACCaatgtgtttatccatttaccagttGAGGGACATTGGGTTCTTTACAGGAGGTGATTCTTTAGCACCATGCAAATACCCAGTTTCACACCACATCCACCTTTCAGCTCATGACTTTAGAATCCTTGATGATCCTTGCCTCAACCAAGTATTTAATTGGGAGTTACAAAATAGTTAGTTTCTAATTCTGTCAATCCTTCTACATTAGCTggtatttttctgtaaagaagagctttACCTCATTGACTAAGGCTATTTGGTTATCTTGAAATACTAAAAAATCAGGATAAATTCTGAATTCTTTCCCCTTAATTATCAACTTCAGACTAAGAATTCAGTGCAATAACAACATCCAATGGTGACAAATTAGGAttgatttggggttttttgggagggggctttttcttttaagaactCTTTTCTACTATGGACTtacggattttttttttacattcaacATCTTTAAATTCATTGCAGTCCTCATCTTCCCCCCAATTCATTGAAAGAGTACTTTATTAGGCACTGGGGCTATGCAAACATGGAAACACAATTCTATCTTTAAGAAACTCAAGCTGGAGACCGGCccatgcccgagtggttaagttcatgtgctccgcttcagcagcccagggtttcgcctgttcggatcctgggcacggacatgacgccactcatcaggccatgatgaagcagcgtcccacatgccacagctagaaggacccacactagaatatacaactatgtactggggggatttggggagaagaaggaaaaataaaaaataaaaaaatttgaaaacaaaagaaactcaAGCTGGTACAAGaggcaaataagtaaatacacgATTACAACGCAATGTTACACCAACAATGAGAAGTGTCTGCGGGATTCTGTGACAACACAGAAGAGGGAGCACTGCTTGGGAAATCAAGCTGAATTATACATTTGATGAGACTTAGAACTTTCCTTGTGACTtttgtctgccattttattttcgttttattctgtttttcatttttgttttctttcttgcccTTCTGTGGGTTACTCAAACATTTCTTAGAATTCCAGTTTGACCTGTCTATATTGTTTTTGAGTGGATTACATTGTACATACAGCCTTTGAAGTGGTTCTCTAGGTATTACATTATACACTGTACTTGTCACAGTTCACTTGTGTTGACGTTTTGTCAGTTTGAATGAAGTGTAGAAACCTCACCTCCTTTTACCCTCTCCTGTTTATAATAACCTTAAAcatttcctctacatacattgAGAACCACATTCAACAGTGTTAGAAATTCTGCTTCACCTAACATAATTAAAATACTCAAGAGGAGGGAAGTCTCCTGCATCCATATTTTCACTCTTTCCATTgttccttcctgatgttccaagattGCTTCTGTTCCTCTCTGTGAAGACATCCTCCTTCAGCCTTTTTATGTTTAGGttaggtctgctggtgacaaattacATTAGTGAGTCTTCATCTGATAATGTCTTGACTTCTCTATTCTTGAGGTAAATTCTGCTGAATACAGAATTCTGGGCCgacacttcttttctttcagagaCTCAAAAATGTCGTGCTTCTTCCTTCTGGCCTTGATGGGTTTTGATGAGAAACATGCTGTCATTCGAATTGCTTCCCCATAGGTAAGGGGCTGTTTCTCTCCTGctgttttcaagatcttttttcttctttagtttttggAAGTTTGATTACGATCTACCTTGGCAttgatttctttgggtttatcttgtggGGGCTTcattcagcttcttgaatctgtaaatttatttcttttgccaTATTTGGGACATTTTtcgccattatttctttgaatactttttctgTCCCACCCTCTTTCTCCTCACCTTCTGGGACTCTTGATGATACTATTCTGAATGGTAGACCTTTCGGTATAGTCCTACAGGTCACTGAGGCTGCTtcattgttttgttattgttgttttggttttccaAGCTGTTTTCTCGCTattgttcagattgggtaatttctattgatctatcttcaaattcattgattctttcttcttctgttaagTCCATCCAGTGAGAT
This is a stretch of genomic DNA from Equus caballus isolate H_3958 breed thoroughbred chromosome 1, TB-T2T, whole genome shotgun sequence. It encodes these proteins:
- the NEIL1 gene encoding LOW QUALITY PROTEIN: endonuclease 8-like 1 (The sequence of the model RefSeq protein was modified relative to this genomic sequence to represent the inferred CDS: substituted 1 base at 1 genomic stop codon); this translates as MPEGPELHLASRFVNEACGGLVFGGCVEKSPISRNPEVPFESSAYRISASARGKELRLTLSPLPGAQPPQEPLALVFRFGMSGSFQLVPRDMLPPHAHLRFYTAPPGPRLALCFVDIRRFGHWDLGGEWQPGRGPCVLLEYEQFRENVLXNLADKAFDRPICEALLDQRFFNGIGNYLRAEILYRLRIPPFEKARTVLEALQQRRPSPALTLSQKIRAKLQNPDLLELCHSVSKEVVQLGGKGYGPEIGEEDFAAFRAWLRCYGMPGMSSLQDRHGRTIWFQGDPGPLAPKGGKSHKKKSKGLQQGPEDRTEDPPPPSKAPSRTRRARRGLPEQTTAQQPKGTSLQQDPEAPPVTEKRRGGGNQYSQTPQTPKMKPDTPPLEPEGTSAS